The Branchiostoma floridae strain S238N-H82 chromosome 7, Bfl_VNyyK, whole genome shotgun sequence region catccccgtcttgtaattagccagcgaaagggtatgtcaccccgtaaggggcggtataaccccgtcgtgtgtaaagaTGTgcaaacatgtgtgatcacgtcgaccgatgatgatgatgatgatgacctttTTCTGATCTGTTCCTGTATGTTGGCAGGAGTGCTGAATGATGTACAGGTGTACAACATGGATGTCCTGACAGAAGCGGTGGAGAGGCGCCACCCGTCACAGCCACTCATCACAGTCAGTAACCACGCCTGCTGTATGGACGACCCTCTCATATGGGGTGAGGGAGTGCTCCTTCTTTCACTCAGATCAAAACAGCTTTGACTTTGGATTTATTGAGCCAGTATTCACTTACCAGTGAGTCCAGGAGGAAAAGATGGCCTGATAAACTTTAAAGCCAACTTTACAAATAGCTAATGCCCTATATTGGCTCGTAACGCTATTtttcatggtacatgtacttaggtTTAGATATGTTTGTTGTTAGTATTCACAAGGAACTTTCATGGTTCAAATTTACATGAATGGACAAGGAAAgactatacaatacaatacaatgtacaatagcatatgtttttatttatctttcCTAGTTTTTTAGCAAAATCGGTTGAAGATGCTGGAACATTTGTATGGTGTCACACAGCTTATACATagtcacatacacatgtagtcatacatgtataaacctgCAGACCTTCTCTCATTATGTACTGCTTAGTAACTCATGATCCATTCTAATCCACCCTGCAGGCATCCTGAAATGGAGGTATTTGTGTAGCAGGAAGCAAATCAGATGGTAGGACATCTCATTTTGTGTCAACATTTGAGTGAAACTTGAACTTTTATTTTAAGTGTCAATTCAGTTCAGAACAAAGATATGTGCAAAACATTAAAACGTTTTACACATATCATTGTTCGAAATTCTTCTGTCATTGCAGTGTAGTTTAGGATTTAAGAACCATGGATATATTTTCCGTGGCACTTGTATTAACACTGTAGTATGGCCCAAAACTCATCCATGTAAGTAGAATCATACTGGTAATACTGTAGAGTGAGTGAGGGGgtaaccatacatgtatgtattgttccTTTTGTTGCAGGACTCTTGCAGCTGAAGATATCTGCTTTACCAACAAACCCTTTGCCATTTTCTTCTGTCTCGGCCAGACTATACCAGTGCGGAGAGGTAGGTGCATGAATGCCTGTTATTTCCGTGtgcaatactagtatacaaattgtatactagtatctaatATTTActtgtgattttgaaatgtttttggaGGGGTGAATTTGTCTACCCTTTGAAGAAGCTTGAACAATAGATGGAAATGCAACTTATCATGAGGGGACACAGCAGTTCAAGTTATAAAATTGATAAAGTTTAGGTTAAGCCCCAGTCACATACCTGGTGCAATAGGCGTACAATAGGATGCCTGTGCAAGGAAATACAGCCTGGTTGTTCCCTAATCAGTATCAATTTTTACCCCAGGGGGAGGTGTGTACCAAAGAGGAGTGGATTTTATGGTGGAACAGCTGAACAAGGGAAGATGGGTGCACATGTTTCCAGAAGGTAAGACTCCCAGaacagggctccaaataccacctgcatatgcaggttagcacaggtaaaattggatctgtgcaggtatttttggtgtctacctgcacctagcctgcactggtccatgtactaggttttatacaaatgtacatatacgAGGgcgcttcaaaaagtaatgtcactagttttataacaggctcattttttcatcgaatgagttgaaatttggcacaaaggtaaagctATATCTCCTgctgagattgaaatatctcactttgttgttcatatttttatgagtgactgactTGAGTTCTagctgaccacacccttgttaccCCGTCGTAAGAAATTAGAGGTTCAATTtatgtgcaattgataatgtccctgactcgcttgtagctattgtatgaAGCTGAAATTGCACGTGTATCAAGTTCTACTTCTTCATAAGGCACATGCCAATGTTCACCTTTGAAATCcaatgatgttttcttttttcgttccttgggtgaagtgaggtatgTCCCTGGTCATCAGTGTCGTTAatcaggggtgggctgattaaagtttctgtagtggacttttcaataaacagaaagaaatcaaactttgcacacttctttgcctttaaacaaccaatgactgtgccaagtttcgtatcttttggttgatggaaaattATTCTACAAAACCGTTAATAAATaaaccacgtatttggctatcaatcaaactGCCAGTAATATAGTAACTCGCTCCtttctagcagctgtaaaagatgaaccattgggagttcagaaatgaaaattggcatgtgaTCTATAGAGACATGTGTTATTATATAGGTGAAATTTCGACTTCCTACATTAGTTGTAAGAAGgacagatctagaggaactgatcttctgacaaacttccaggggtatggttatctagaaatcaactcagttgctcataaaaatttgAACAACAAATTCAGATATtctaatctcaagaggatatatgcctttacctttgtgccaaatttcatcttcttggaggaaaaaatgagcctgatatataactagtgacattactttttgaagcaccctcgtatgTTCTATGATGTAGATGtcagtggattgttattagctgcattgactgttaccacccataaagtatacaagaaaaatagccatggttcctgaacaattttagtatgatccatacttactgaattcatagtggtgcaggtaaaatttgtctggtgcaggtagttttcaatgttacctgcaccagtgcagatatgaagaaaaaagtatttcaagccctgcagaagtttgacttgcTATATAAGAGAAGCCTCTTTTCCTTTATCATGTGATGGTTCAACAACCTTTTGTTACTTgagttttatgtttgcaaatTCCTGTAGTGCAGTTTGTCCTTGACTTGTACCGTGTACAGCACTCTGCATTAACAATGAAATAATGTTTGACTTCCTTTCTAGGGAAAGTGAACATGACAAAAGAGATGATAAGGCTGAAGTGGGGTAAGTAATATAACATACATCTTCTTAAACGTTCTAATTAAGTACAATGCAAGGCAGCATACAAAATGACTTTAAGGTGCTTAAGAGATTCTATTTGCTGCTATGTTTCAATATCTCTTTTAAGCATCGTTTTTGTGTATGTCTCCTTTTCTTTAACTAAAGGAACATGATTTTTTAACCTTGGGCTAACCCAAAACTCTTTGAGCACTTTGTTGATTTTTATCCAAACTCAAACCTTTATTTCTGTCTGATGACTGAAAAAACTCATGCAAAGtaatgtatttctgtttttcAAGGCGTGGGAAGACTAATTGAAGAATGTCAGCATACACCCATCGTTATACCTATTTGGCATGTCGGTGAGTACAAGTAACA contains the following coding sequences:
- the LOC118419637 gene encoding tafazzin-like, which encodes MSSEVKWPFPRRPGPLWNVASTLTVAAVGGFSKLMMRVLNDVQVYNMDVLTEAVERRHPSQPLITVSNHACCMDDPLIWGILKWRYLCSRKQIRWTLAAEDICFTNKPFAIFFCLGQTIPVRRGGGVYQRGVDFMVEQLNKGRWVHMFPEGKVNMTKEMIRLKWGVGRLIEECQHTPIVIPIWHVGMDSVLPNVKPYIPQAGKRVTVLVGQPFQFHSILTQLRKDQKSPMEKRKVLTDHIQDQFVRLKAETEALHYQTVDS